The following are encoded in a window of Methanobrevibacter ruminantium M1 genomic DNA:
- a CDS encoding biotin--[acetyl-CoA-carboxylase] ligase, with the protein MKREMIKLLVSYDIISKEEAEKIDSINDEAIEESIKELGFGKTEHITKERISEFLETEELGEEILCFRKVFSTNSISKFLANHGAKEGTVLISEIQTNARGRSGKKWEAPDGGVWMSMILRPDVPPAKIGLITLATGVAIARAIRSFDVDAKIKWPNDILIHGNKISGVLTEVIATFNQIEYVIVGVGIDSNLKLEDFSEDIREGTTTLEEEIPVKVDENELIGIFLNEFEKIYDIYLNGDVEEILSEWRALSDTIGKYVSITQTGGKTTQGYVVGINKEGSLIIEKQDGNLEKIISGELRTL; encoded by the coding sequence ATGAAAAGAGAAATGATTAAGCTCTTAGTTAGCTATGACATAATTTCCAAAGAGGAAGCTGAAAAGATTGATTCAATCAATGATGAAGCAATTGAAGAGTCAATCAAGGAATTAGGATTTGGAAAAACTGAACACATTACAAAAGAAAGGATATCTGAGTTTTTAGAAACTGAAGAACTCGGAGAAGAGATTCTATGTTTCCGTAAGGTATTCTCTACAAACAGCATTTCCAAATTCTTGGCAAACCATGGAGCAAAGGAAGGAACTGTATTGATTTCCGAAATCCAAACAAACGCTAGAGGAAGATCCGGCAAGAAATGGGAAGCTCCAGACGGCGGAGTATGGATGAGCATGATTTTAAGGCCAGATGTCCCTCCGGCAAAGATAGGATTGATCACACTTGCAACAGGTGTTGCAATAGCTAGAGCTATCCGTTCATTTGACGTTGACGCTAAAATCAAATGGCCTAACGATATCTTAATCCATGGAAATAAGATATCTGGAGTATTGACTGAAGTAATTGCTACATTCAATCAAATCGAATATGTTATCGTAGGTGTTGGAATCGACAGCAACCTTAAATTGGAAGACTTCTCTGAAGACATAAGAGAAGGAACAACCACCTTGGAAGAGGAAATCCCTGTAAAAGTAGATGAAAATGAACTCATTGGAATCTTCTTAAATGAATTTGAAAAGATTTATGACATCTACTTAAATGGAGATGTTGAAGAGATTCTTAGCGAATGGAGAGCCCTTTCAGACACCATAGGAAAATATGTAAGCATTACCCAAACAGGGGGCAAGACAACTCAAGGATATGTTGTTGGAATCAATAAGGAAGGAAGCTTAATTATTGAAAAACAAGACGGAAACTTAGAGAAAATTATTTCAGGCGAATTAAGAACTCTTTAA
- a CDS encoding TIGR03576 family pyridoxal phosphate-dependent enzyme — MIVNNSLDELKKRESALKIIRSIVENEGRSSLYDVTGLSGGFISSEEELDLLETYVGPAIFEDELQVVAKEHLGGEKALAVNRTSSGILASILSLVKEGEHVSHFLAQYPAHPSIPRSCNIVGADYDEYIDLNEFKIEDNTSLVVVTGSTMDHQVIDEDTFKEVIDMAHDKDIPVLVDDASGARLRTAVFNQKRACDLGADLVVTSTDKLMPGPRGGLMAGKEELIDKVKVKANQFGLEAQPPLILAMVNGIKNYSEDNLINAISRKDKFYDMVSKDYEMFEKTPTGVMVTEDALKKQVDALDIETELSEKDLSFLWAMILLKDEGIITIPAVGMPGASATVRFDLSTQDVIDMNLGILHDKVDDSFNKFFRQLSRCGKV, encoded by the coding sequence ATGATTGTAAACAATTCATTAGATGAGCTTAAGAAAAGGGAATCAGCCCTTAAGATTATAAGGTCAATTGTGGAAAATGAGGGCAGATCATCTTTATATGATGTCACTGGACTTTCAGGTGGCTTCATATCAAGTGAAGAGGAGTTGGATCTCCTTGAAACCTATGTAGGTCCTGCCATCTTTGAGGATGAGCTTCAAGTTGTTGCAAAGGAGCATCTTGGCGGTGAGAAGGCACTTGCAGTAAACAGGACAAGTTCAGGCATCCTTGCAAGTATACTGTCCTTGGTGAAGGAGGGAGAGCATGTAAGTCACTTTTTAGCCCAATACCCTGCCCATCCGTCAATTCCTCGCTCATGCAATATTGTGGGGGCTGACTATGATGAATATATAGATCTAAATGAATTTAAAATAGAGGACAATACAAGTCTTGTTGTTGTTACAGGCTCTACAATGGACCATCAGGTGATAGATGAGGATACATTTAAGGAAGTAATTGATATGGCTCATGATAAGGACATTCCGGTTTTAGTTGATGATGCTTCAGGTGCAAGGCTTAGGACTGCAGTATTCAATCAAAAGAGGGCATGTGACTTAGGGGCAGACCTTGTTGTAACAAGCACAGATAAACTTATGCCAGGTCCTCGAGGTGGATTGATGGCTGGAAAAGAGGAATTGATCGATAAGGTAAAGGTCAAGGCAAACCAGTTTGGCCTTGAAGCACAGCCTCCTCTCATTTTAGCCATGGTAAATGGAATAAAAAACTATAGCGAAGACAATCTTATAAATGCAATCTCTAGAAAAGACAAGTTCTATGATATGGTTTCGAAGGACTATGAAATGTTTGAAAAAACACCAACTGGTGTTATGGTAACTGAAGATGCTCTTAAAAAACAAGTGGACGCTTTAGATATTGAAACAGAGCTATCTGAAAAGGACCTTTCTTTCCTATGGGCTATGATTTTATTGAAGGATGAAGGAATTATTACAATACCTGCTGTTGGGATGCCAGGGGCATCTGCTACAGTTCGATTTGACCTGTCCACCCAAGATGTTATTGATATGAATTTAGGTATCTTGCATGATAAGGTGGATGATTCATTTAACAAGTTTTTTAGACAGTTGTCAAGATGTGGAAAAGTCTAG
- a CDS encoding METTL5 family protein: protein MKIRKKKQLEMILQNVPSHPNPKVELEQYSTPSSIASDLIWNAYTLGDISDLSVLDLGCGTGIFAIGSWLMGAGYSLGLDIDPESIALGEKTIIDLIGLNQPSDVDVFNINFIVGDINQYNSISELLNDKSIQSDEKYDKLIEYYNSNSLGDDSNLNNSNDGLMNGSFDEKDFKFATLFQNPPFGSQERGTRHADRKFMEFAMASAEVIYSFHMKSTEEFVIDYYNDLGGDISHKFVYNFPLPKIYDFHKTESRDVKVVVLRVENFK from the coding sequence ATGAAAATTAGAAAAAAGAAACAGCTTGAGATGATCCTGCAAAATGTTCCATCTCATCCAAATCCAAAAGTTGAGCTTGAGCAGTACTCAACACCATCCTCTATTGCATCTGATCTTATATGGAATGCATATACATTAGGAGACATTAGCGACTTAAGCGTATTGGACCTTGGATGCGGCACTGGCATATTTGCAATTGGCTCTTGGCTTATGGGTGCAGGCTATTCATTAGGCCTTGACATTGACCCTGAATCAATCGCTCTTGGGGAAAAAACAATAATTGATTTAATTGGCCTAAATCAACCGAGTGATGTAGATGTATTTAATATTAATTTCATAGTTGGAGACATCAATCAATATAATTCAATATCCGAACTATTAAATGATAAGAGTATTCAATCTGATGAAAAATATGATAAGTTAATAGAATATTATAATAGCAATTCTCTTGGTGATGATTCTAATCTTAATAATTCCAATGATGGTTTGATGAATGGCTCTTTTGATGAGAAAGATTTCAAGTTTGCCACTTTATTCCAGAATCCTCCCTTCGGTTCTCAGGAGAGAGGAACAAGACATGCAGATAGAAAATTCATGGAATTTGCTATGGCCAGTGCTGAAGTGATATATTCATTTCATATGAAAAGCACAGAAGAGTTTGTGATTGATTATTATAATGATTTAGGTGGGGATATAAGCCATAAGTTCGTCTATAATTTCCCCCTTCCAAAGATCTATGACTTTCATAAAACTGAGTCAAGGGATGTAAAAGTAGTTGTTTTAAGGGTTGAAAACTTTAAATAA
- a CDS encoding acetyl-CoA carboxylase biotin carboxylase subunit: MFEKVLIANRGEIAIRIMRACRELDMKSVAVYSDADKTSLYTNYADESVPLGNPSPSQSYLNIEKIINAALDTGADAIHPGYGFLAENPELGRQCEKNGIKLIGPKGEHIEKMGDKITSKQLMKEAGVPVIEGTPEGIDDVEEAKEIAEAIGYPVIIKASAGGGGIGMRAVYSEEELVRALEATQSVALKNFGDATVFIEKYLEKPRHIEFQILADEYGNTIHVGDRECSIQRRHQKLLEEAPSPIMTEELRERMGESAVKAAEYIGYNSAGTVEFLYDNGDYYFLEMNTRIQVEHPITEIVTNTDLIKQQIKIACGEELEYSQSDITVTGHAIECRINAENPLADFAPNPGKITGYRSPGGPGVRLDSGVYMNYTIPTFYDSMISKLVTSGRTRNDAINRMKRALSEYIILGVKTTIPFHKAIMRNESFLAGDLNTHFVDEHKKGIEEEMEKVILEDLERVNRMKSTFMPGKKIAAISATVGTYFNAAQAQQMKKK; encoded by the coding sequence ATGTTTGAAAAAGTACTTATTGCAAACAGGGGAGAAATTGCCATACGTATTATGAGAGCATGCCGCGAATTGGATATGAAAAGCGTAGCGGTCTACTCAGATGCAGATAAAACTTCCCTTTACACTAACTATGCAGATGAAAGCGTTCCTTTAGGAAACCCATCTCCAAGCCAATCTTATTTAAACATTGAAAAGATCATTAATGCTGCACTTGATACAGGAGCAGATGCCATTCACCCAGGATACGGATTCTTGGCTGAAAATCCAGAGCTTGGAAGACAATGTGAGAAAAACGGCATCAAGCTAATCGGACCTAAAGGGGAGCATATTGAAAAGATGGGAGATAAGATCACTTCCAAACAGCTTATGAAAGAGGCTGGAGTCCCTGTAATTGAAGGAACCCCTGAAGGAATCGATGACGTTGAAGAGGCTAAGGAAATAGCTGAAGCAATCGGATACCCTGTAATCATCAAGGCTTCCGCTGGAGGCGGAGGTATCGGTATGCGTGCAGTCTATAGTGAGGAAGAGCTTGTCCGTGCACTTGAAGCCACCCAGTCAGTTGCTCTTAAAAACTTTGGAGACGCTACAGTATTCATTGAAAAATACCTTGAAAAGCCAAGACACATAGAATTCCAGATATTGGCAGACGAATATGGAAACACCATCCATGTGGGAGACAGGGAATGTTCCATCCAAAGAAGACACCAAAAGCTTTTAGAAGAAGCCCCTTCCCCAATCATGACTGAAGAATTAAGGGAAAGGATGGGTGAAAGCGCTGTAAAGGCTGCCGAATATATCGGATACAACAGTGCAGGTACTGTGGAATTCCTTTACGACAATGGAGACTACTACTTCCTTGAAATGAACACACGTATCCAAGTAGAACACCCAATCACTGAAATAGTAACAAACACTGACTTAATCAAGCAACAGATTAAAATAGCCTGTGGAGAAGAGCTTGAATACAGTCAAAGTGATATCACAGTAACAGGACATGCTATCGAATGTCGTATCAATGCTGAAAACCCACTTGCAGACTTCGCTCCAAACCCAGGAAAAATCACAGGTTACAGATCACCTGGAGGACCTGGAGTACGTCTGGACAGTGGTGTTTATATGAACTATACCATTCCTACATTCTATGACTCAATGATTTCCAAACTGGTTACAAGCGGAAGAACAAGAAACGATGCAATCAATAGAATGAAAAGGGCATTGAGCGAATATATTATCTTAGGCGTAAAGACCACAATTCCATTCCATAAGGCAATCATGAGAAATGAGTCATTCCTTGCAGGTGACTTGAACACCCACTTCGTTGACGAGCATAAGAAAGGAATTGAAGAGGAAATGGAAAAGGTAATTTTAGAAGATTTAGAAAGAGTAAATCGTATGAAATCTACTTTTATGCCTGGTAAAAAGATAGCTGCAATTTCTGCAACAGTTGGAACTTATTTCAATGCTGCACAAGCACAGCAGATGAAAAAGAAATAA
- a CDS encoding lectin like domain-containing protein, producing the protein MKLKYLMFIGLLLIGLLIIPISFAGDADSYSAYSGDSISLEDDNSYLESNTVLKDSKNSLQSIDDDCLIGNRTLDDTSYSDSTNSEDLTNPDSTNPDSTNSEDLTNLESSANTDSSSEIKTITKSLNDQNTNIKSLNYDEYADYINLNNQLINYDFAISDSNTIFVNASYTGSTENGSQASPYKSIYSAYNYAFGLSSDTRTNVYIAKGVYTVTRRMTINKNLNLIGEDSLNTIIDCNGNGAFFISPRRSYTTVYSPLLNIFNLTFTNGRYSSGGAIYINESTVNFVNVIFKNNRAEASYYGSVEGGALYNNKGFVRIYNCLFENNTANDTSDACGGAIYNDMGEMTIMGSQFINNTAKGENAAGGAIYDFSGILVIFNSTISKSSLLSNYSMGGGLASWSSHNIFIINSTFDSNEGHGKYVFGSAIANKAIMMYIENSTFSNNLANGTSDKNGTFFHLNGVLDFDNVNFTNNRAINPKEDILICLEDQFIISEAFSQEDIAEILSEMELSQLPSSYDLRDYNLVTSVKDQKNSGSCWAFSTLAALESYLLKYENTSYDLSENNMKNLIGAYGLNGTDWYDGGNHYMSLAYLLRWSGPVNESQDPFNDTSHNSRTFTNIVKQVEDVLYVPLRLNYLDIDQIKAAILKYGALYTTLCSDDSFDNNPDYYCDVISISNHAITIVGWNDSYSADNFAVRPPGDGAFIIKNSWGPSEGYDGYWYVSYYDKTLAGYGYDAIAAMAFTSVANASTYKNNYQYDTLGNTFESIGYGCSTAWIANQFTALNNNPLAAFGLYTYGSSSYLVNITVNGISRLVQEGNVKGAGYHTIKLDDVVELLSGDIFKIIVKLSTPDSNYPVAIESKRSDYSSRANSNPGESFISFDGQNWQDLYEVGDILKFYMYMNNKTFTEPNICLKAYTIGPSDVHLHARANATTYTQGDTVEIKITVSNEGATVNDLNISMKWNSSFFLKSFTKLNGEFDSTKKIWHFDTFSEGQSSTLTLVFTMRGNNDVASLSYDYNYSGFNPGDANTTQVLNLYYGSLTKFVEVPNVSTSVKSGDVVDIQLTDLQSIGISDKQIVISLLESDNEYLFENVTLITNGSGQAGFVLDLLEGNYVFLASFAGDDSYMSSNVTFNVSVSKSNTSISLDNLDPSNITVFSKSGDVINFTLSDGINNLSDKNIVISLIESDNDYLFENLTLITNGSGQAGFVLDLLEGNYVFLASFAEDGYYKASNLTFYLNVLRRASSMEFDSSSLIYNGSNWISLSQSNDLIEFILSNQTGPLADKTIILTVEDLNSVDLAENPLIYNLTTGPNGIASFNLNLTKSNYEIIASYLGDECYSPCEFGFNLSVLKRNAPHIVADDIAINSSNPYQAHLLDDDFNPIANQSLLFAFAKKDSQDLFNYSAITNERGIAIIDLSDIESGDYNLLIAFESNDLYDDSILEIDVSVVNDSLNGDNGTNDTGNGTNGTDNSSKINTLFKIDMSDLTVSANVDKTIEFALLDESLNPLADKTLNLTIVDLDEDTELITDSDGIASCVLNLDEGVYEFVLSFSGDENYSPSRLIFNLSVSKADNGTSPGGDNGTSPGGDNATNGTDPSGGNGTAPINDNGTNGTDPSGGNGTSPGDNGTESSKINTLFKIDLSNLNIFANLEKVIEFELLDESLNPLSNKTVGLTISNLDGVSLITDSNGIASCPINLDEGVYEFALKFLGDDDYSESAMIFNLSVSKRIAQLLSGETLINLSSEKREYDVYLVDDKLSPLANETILFALSSMDGQVLFNYVVKTNDEGKASLSGLAKLNESNYIVKTEFASNDFFEGAELIKTITLIKDAPNGDDANDTNGTGNQTDNGTDTGNKTDNGTDTNGTNGSDVPVSRKATKIIYEDMVTQSVVPDVDGRIGDYFYVTLVDGNNNPLANKEVKIGFNGRIYNRTTNATGGVKLQINLKMPFTYTFAICFLGDDDYNASFEVAKITVNKKKMSLTAPSKTYKSTAKTKALTATLKDNNNKAVANKKITFTVNGKTYSATTNSKGVASVNVSLSSKKTYSFTAKFAGDACYGAVTKSGKITIK; encoded by the coding sequence GATTTAACAAATCCTGATTCAACTAATCCCGATTCTACTAATTCAGAAGATTTAACTAATCTAGAAAGTTCTGCAAATACAGACTCATCATCTGAAATCAAAACAATAACAAAGAGTCTAAATGACCAAAATACAAACATAAAAAGCTTAAATTATGATGAGTACGCAGACTACATCAATTTAAACAATCAGCTTATAAACTACGACTTTGCAATTTCAGACTCAAATACAATATTCGTAAATGCATCCTATACAGGTTCAACAGAGAATGGAAGTCAAGCAAGTCCATATAAGTCAATCTACTCTGCCTACAATTATGCATTTGGATTGTCCTCTGATACAAGAACAAATGTGTATATAGCTAAAGGGGTTTACACAGTAACAAGAAGAATGACCATCAACAAAAATCTAAATCTCATTGGAGAGGATTCCTTAAATACAATAATTGATTGCAATGGGAATGGTGCATTCTTTATTAGTCCTCGACGGTCTTATACTACAGTATATAGCCCATTGCTAAACATATTCAATCTCACATTTACAAATGGACGCTATTCCAGTGGAGGGGCAATATACATTAACGAAAGTACAGTTAACTTTGTAAATGTTATTTTTAAAAATAACCGAGCGGAAGCTTCCTATTATGGTTCAGTAGAAGGGGGAGCCCTATATAACAATAAAGGATTTGTTCGAATCTACAACTGCTTATTTGAAAATAACACTGCAAACGATACTTCAGATGCATGTGGAGGCGCAATATATAACGATATGGGTGAGATGACAATAATGGGCTCCCAATTTATAAACAACACAGCAAAAGGAGAGAATGCTGCCGGAGGAGCCATTTATGATTTTTCAGGAATTCTTGTAATCTTCAACTCAACAATCTCAAAGAGTTCACTTCTCTCCAACTATTCAATGGGAGGAGGACTTGCAAGCTGGTCAAGCCATAACATATTCATAATCAATTCCACCTTTGATTCAAATGAGGGCCATGGAAAATACGTCTTTGGCTCTGCAATTGCAAATAAGGCAATCATGATGTATATTGAAAATTCCACATTCTCAAATAACCTTGCAAATGGAACCAGCGATAAGAATGGAACATTTTTCCATTTGAATGGGGTCCTTGACTTTGACAATGTGAATTTCACAAATAACCGTGCAATAAATCCAAAAGAGGATATCTTGATTTGTCTTGAAGATCAATTTATCATATCCGAGGCATTTAGCCAAGAGGATATAGCAGAAATCCTTAGTGAAATGGAACTTAGCCAGTTGCCTTCATCCTATGACCTAAGGGACTACAATCTTGTCACTTCAGTTAAGGACCAAAAGAATTCCGGGTCCTGCTGGGCCTTTTCCACTCTTGCAGCCCTTGAATCCTATCTTTTAAAATATGAAAACACATCATATGACCTTTCCGAAAACAATATGAAGAATCTTATTGGAGCCTATGGTTTGAATGGAACCGACTGGTATGACGGTGGAAACCACTATATGTCTCTTGCATATCTCCTTCGCTGGAGCGGACCTGTAAATGAGTCTCAAGATCCATTCAACGATACAAGCCATAATTCAAGAACATTCACAAATATTGTAAAGCAGGTTGAGGATGTCTTATATGTCCCATTGCGTTTGAATTATCTAGATATCGATCAGATAAAGGCAGCTATCTTAAAATATGGCGCATTGTATACTACATTATGTTCAGATGATTCCTTTGATAATAATCCGGATTATTATTGTGATGTCATTTCAATTTCCAACCATGCCATAACCATTGTAGGTTGGAATGACAGTTATTCTGCAGATAATTTTGCTGTAAGACCTCCAGGTGACGGAGCATTCATTATCAAAAACAGTTGGGGTCCTAGTGAAGGCTATGATGGCTATTGGTACGTCTCCTATTATGACAAGACACTTGCAGGCTATGGCTATGATGCAATCGCTGCAATGGCATTTACTTCAGTTGCAAATGCCTCCACCTATAAGAACAATTATCAGTATGACACTTTAGGAAACACCTTTGAGTCAATCGGATATGGCTGCAGCACTGCATGGATTGCAAATCAGTTCACTGCTTTAAACAACAATCCATTGGCTGCATTTGGATTATATACCTATGGAAGCAGCAGCTATTTAGTAAACATTACAGTAAACGGCATTTCAAGACTTGTTCAAGAGGGAAATGTCAAAGGTGCAGGATATCATACAATCAAGCTGGATGATGTTGTTGAACTCCTTTCAGGTGACATATTCAAGATAATTGTCAAGCTAAGCACTCCAGATTCCAATTATCCTGTTGCAATAGAATCTAAAAGAAGCGACTATAGCAGTCGTGCTAATTCAAATCCTGGAGAGTCCTTCATAAGCTTTGATGGGCAAAACTGGCAGGACCTTTATGAAGTGGGAGATATCCTTAAGTTCTATATGTATATGAATAATAAGACTTTTACTGAACCTAATATCTGCTTGAAGGCCTATACTATCGGTCCATCTGATGTGCACCTTCATGCTAGGGCAAATGCAACCACTTATACACAAGGGGATACTGTAGAGATTAAGATAACCGTATCCAATGAAGGAGCTACAGTAAATGACTTGAATATCAGCATGAAGTGGAACAGTTCATTTTTCTTAAAGAGTTTCACTAAGCTTAATGGTGAATTTGATAGCACAAAAAAGATATGGCATTTTGACACATTCTCCGAAGGCCAGTCAAGCACCCTTACCCTTGTATTTACTATGAGGGGAAATAATGATGTGGCCAGCTTGTCATATGACTATAACTATTCAGGATTCAATCCAGGTGATGCCAACACTACTCAAGTATTAAATCTTTATTATGGAAGCCTCACCAAATTTGTAGAAGTCCCTAATGTCTCAACTTCAGTGAAATCCGGAGACGTTGTTGACATTCAATTGACTGACCTTCAGTCTATTGGAATTTCAGATAAGCAAATCGTTATATCCTTGTTAGAAAGCGACAACGAATATCTATTTGAGAATGTCACTTTAATAACAAATGGCAGCGGTCAGGCAGGGTTTGTATTGGATTTATTGGAAGGAAATTATGTTTTCTTAGCCTCATTTGCAGGAGATGACTCTTATATGTCATCTAACGTGACATTTAATGTTTCAGTATCAAAATCTAACACTTCAATTAGCTTGGATAATCTGGACCCTTCCAATATAACTGTATTTTCAAAATCTGGTGATGTAATCAATTTCACACTCTCTGATGGAATCAATAATCTTTCTGATAAGAATATAGTTATTTCACTCATTGAAAGCGATAATGACTATCTATTTGAGAATCTCACCTTAATTACAAATGGCAGCGGTCAGGCAGGGTTTGTATTGGATTTATTGGAAGGAAATTATGTATTTTTGGCTTCATTTGCAGAGGATGGATATTATAAGGCATCTAACTTGACATTTTATCTAAATGTTTTAAGAAGGGCTTCATCAATGGAATTTGATTCCTCTAGCCTAATTTACAATGGTTCAAATTGGATCAGCTTGTCCCAGTCAAATGATCTGATAGAATTTATCTTATCTAATCAAACCGGTCCTTTAGCAGATAAAACTATCATCTTAACAGTTGAAGATTTAAATTCAGTTGATTTGGCAGAAAATCCATTGATTTATAATCTGACTACTGGCCCAAATGGAATTGCATCATTTAATTTAAATCTAACTAAATCCAATTATGAAATCATTGCAAGCTATTTGGGAGATGAATGTTACTCTCCTTGTGAGTTTGGATTTAATTTAAGTGTTTTAAAAAGAAATGCTCCTCATATAGTTGCTGACGATATAGCAATAAACTCTTCCAATCCATATCAAGCTCATCTATTGGATGATGATTTCAATCCTATAGCAAATCAGTCCCTTTTATTTGCTTTCGCTAAAAAGGACAGTCAGGATTTATTCAATTATTCTGCAATAACTAATGAAAGAGGAATTGCAATTATCGATCTTTCAGATATTGAAAGCGGAGATTACAATCTTTTAATTGCTTTTGAATCAAATGACTTATATGATGATTCTATTTTGGAGATTGATGTTTCTGTAGTGAATGATTCTTTAAATGGCGATAATGGCACTAATGATACTGGCAATGGTACTAATGGAACAGATAACAGTTCAAAAATCAATACATTATTTAAAATAGACATGTCTGATTTAACAGTATCTGCAAATGTGGATAAGACAATTGAATTTGCTTTATTGGACGAATCATTAAATCCATTGGCGGATAAAACTCTCAATTTGACTATAGTTGATTTGGATGAAGATACTGAATTGATTACAGATTCTGATGGAATTGCTAGTTGCGTTCTTAATTTGGATGAGGGAGTTTATGAATTTGTCCTTAGTTTCAGTGGAGATGAGAATTACTCTCCATCTCGCTTGATTTTCAATCTTTCAGTTTCTAAAGCAGATAACGGTACAAGTCCTGGTGGAGATAATGGTACTAGCCCTGGTGGTGATAATGCTACTAATGGCACCGACCCTAGCGGAGGCAATGGAACTGCTCCTATAAATGATAATGGCACTAATGGAACTGATCCTAGCGGAGGCAATGGAACTAGCCCTGGTGATAACGGAACTGAATCATCTAAAATCAATACCCTATTTAAAATAGACTTGTCCAATTTGAACATCTTTGCAAATCTTGAAAAGGTCATCGAATTTGAATTATTGGATGAATCACTTAATCCTCTTTCAAATAAGACAGTTGGCTTGACCATAAGCAATTTAGATGGAGTCAGTCTGATTACAGACTCTAATGGAATTGCATCATGCCCTATTAATTTGGATGAGGGAGTTTATGAATTTGCTCTAAAATTCCTTGGAGATGACGATTACTCAGAGTCTGCAATGATTTTCAATCTTTCAGTTTCAAAACGCATTGCCCAATTATTATCCGGAGAGACTTTAATCAATCTTTCAAGTGAGAAGAGGGAATATGATGTTTATCTAGTGGATGATAAATTAAGTCCATTGGCAAATGAGACAATATTGTTTGCCTTAAGTTCAATGGATGGCCAAGTCTTGTTTAATTATGTGGTAAAGACCAATGATGAAGGTAAGGCCAGCTTGTCAGGCTTGGCTAAACTTAATGAGAGCAATTATATTGTCAAGACCGAATTTGCTTCAAATGACTTCTTTGAAGGCGCTGAACTAATTAAGACAATAACTTTAATCAAGGATGCTCCAAATGGAGATGATGCTAATGACACCAATGGCACAGGAAATCAAACTGATAATGGAACAGACACCGGAAATAAAACAGATAATGGAACAGATACAAATGGCACAAACGGTTCTGATGTTCCTGTTTCAAGGAAAGCCACAAAGATCATATATGAGGATATGGTGACCCAATCAGTTGTTCCTGATGTGGATGGAAGAATAGGAGACTATTTCTATGTCACATTAGTGGATGGAAACAACAATCCTTTGGCAAACAAGGAAGTTAAAATAGGATTTAACGGCAGAATCTATAACAGAACTACCAATGCCACTGGCGGAGTGAAATTGCAGATAAACCTTAAAATGCCATTCACTTACACCTTTGCAATCTGCTTCCTAGGTGATGATGACTATAATGCATCATTTGAAGTGGCTAAGATAACTGTAAATAAGAAGAAAATGAGTCTTACTGCTCCAAGTAAGACCTATAAGTCAACTGCCAAGACAAAAGCCTTGACAGCTACCTTAAAGGACAATAATAATAAGGCAGTTGCAAATAAGAAGATCACTTTCACTGTAAATGGAAAGACATATTCAGCTACAACAAACTCAAAAGGAGTCGCTTCCGTTAATGTGAGCTTGTCCAGTAAAAAGACCTATTCATTTACAGCCAAATTTGCAGGTGATGCTTGTTATGGTGCAGTTACAAAATCTGGAAAAATAACTATTAAATAA